One window of uncultured Trichococcus sp. genomic DNA carries:
- a CDS encoding iron-sulfur cluster repair di-iron protein, ric — MSNQSTFNVVKESLFPTLEQYAPIVARVHGKNHPEFHEVHKLVNAIIEKTQAAGAEKPDLNEEFTQLRAVSNNYTVPDDVCESYEAVYQMLAEADKAYQV, encoded by the coding sequence ATGTCCAATCAATCAACCTTTAACGTGGTAAAGGAAAGCCTATTCCCGACACTGGAGCAATATGCGCCGATTGTAGCCCGCGTTCACGGAAAAAATCACCCGGAATTCCATGAGGTCCACAAGCTGGTCAATGCAATCATCGAGAAGACCCAAGCAGCCGGCGCAGAAAAACCCGACTTGAACGAAGAGTTCACCCAATTGCGTGCCGTTTCGAATAACTACACCGTCCCGGATGATGTCTGCGAGAGCTATGAAGCCGTATACCAGATGTTGGCTGAAGCAGACAAAGCCTACCAAGTATAA
- a CDS encoding DUF6063 family protein has protein sequence MAYEVEDIKFSQTIFYHLLKNGELNEKDDKELYRAYSENERVMNLVKQQGETGDCIVEKYGGTIYLIPKEDNDFIGYSKGELKAELCRSNANDKDYYLSQFVILTLLVEMYGSQGNSAKSRNYLRGGDLLNILSSRLKEGAEKDESEQDNGGIAFSNMQERFEALKSGDRTSRSKTTKEGFLYTILKFLENQGLIVYVEADDMITTSKKLDHFMDWNILNKNNYNRVLIALGEEEHE, from the coding sequence ATGGCATATGAGGTGGAAGACATCAAATTCAGCCAAACTATTTTTTATCATCTCCTGAAAAATGGGGAATTGAACGAAAAAGATGATAAGGAACTGTACAGGGCGTATTCAGAGAACGAGCGCGTGATGAACTTGGTGAAGCAACAAGGGGAAACTGGTGACTGCATCGTCGAAAAATACGGTGGGACGATTTATCTCATTCCTAAAGAAGACAATGATTTTATCGGTTATTCGAAGGGCGAACTGAAAGCAGAACTTTGCAGGAGCAACGCGAACGATAAAGACTATTACCTATCCCAATTCGTGATTTTGACGCTTCTGGTCGAGATGTACGGTTCACAGGGGAACTCGGCCAAGTCGCGGAACTATCTGAGGGGCGGGGACTTGCTGAACATCCTATCCAGTAGGCTTAAAGAAGGCGCCGAGAAAGACGAGAGCGAACAGGACAATGGCGGAATCGCTTTTTCGAACATGCAGGAACGTTTTGAGGCCCTGAAGAGCGGCGACAGGACAAGCCGTTCAAAAACCACCAAGGAGGGATTTTTATACACCATCCTGAAATTTCTGGAGAACCAGGGCCTGATCGTTTATGTCGAAGCGGATGACATGATTACGACTTCGAAGAAACTGGACCATTTCATGGACTGGAATATACTGAACAAAAACAACTACAACAGAGTCCTCATTGCTTTGGGGGAGGAAGAACATGAGTAA